Proteins encoded by one window of Mariniplasma anaerobium:
- a CDS encoding TetR/AcrR family transcriptional regulator: protein MNQTNYRLPKRSDGQRTFDQIIETAKKLFSKKGYLATSINEIIHKSGIATGTFYLYFDDKYALYSYILAKYRKLIRKTISEAIKSAPTRYEKERLGLRAFLKFAWDDPLAYRIIWESMFVDKHLFKEYYETFSKDYVGQLAHAVGEHEVRDDVDLETLSYILMGVSNFVGLQVLFKDTLTEKELDDICDEVMKILDRGMFK, encoded by the coding sequence ATGAACCAAACAAATTATAGGCTTCCAAAAAGAAGCGATGGACAAAGAACTTTTGATCAAATAATTGAAACAGCAAAAAAGCTATTTTCAAAAAAAGGATACTTAGCAACATCAATAAATGAAATTATACATAAATCCGGTATTGCTACCGGAACATTTTATTTATATTTTGATGATAAGTATGCATTATATTCTTATATATTAGCTAAATATAGAAAACTTATTAGAAAAACAATAAGCGAAGCGATAAAATCAGCTCCAACAAGATATGAAAAGGAAAGACTCGGATTAAGAGCGTTTCTAAAGTTTGCTTGGGATGATCCACTTGCTTATCGTATCATCTGGGAATCGATGTTTGTTGACAAACATTTGTTTAAAGAATACTATGAAACCTTTAGTAAAGATTATGTTGGACAACTAGCACATGCTGTAGGCGAACATGAAGTTAGAGATGATGTTGATTTAGAAACATTGTCATATATCTTAATGGGCGTATCAAATTTCGTTGGACTACAAGTTTTGTTTAAAGATACGTTAACAGAAAAAGAACTTGATGATATATGTGATGAAGTCATGAAGATTTTAGATAGAGGGATGTTTAAATAA
- a CDS encoding transposase translates to MLNRDQKNNTKNLQVVDIDSLVPQNHLVRKVDKVMQFDFIYDIVEHLYSDDMGRPSIDPVVLFKIVFIQYLFNIRSMRRTIEEIEVNVAYRWFLGYDFSDDIPHFSTFGKNYVRRFKDTDIFEEIFNTILYQAMNLKLVKMDNIFVDSTHIKAYANKRRVNDILINDSTHKYVKQLHEEINELRLKEGKKIIDYDSPKKAIISLTDPDCGMFHKGEKERQLAYSNQVISDENGWVLSSEMFAGNLHDSITGLDTVVNYLDTHKEVKVAVMDSGYDNPILLNEIYKRKVLPVLPYKRPKGKDGSIGLNGERHLTKNRFDYIEMHDYYICPNEKILTYRGTNKLGYREYKTRVKDCIECPFKAQCTNQKTRSLTRHQLEYVNPLIKETRLSEIGRELYPKRKSSVERVFGISKMNHCLGVTYLRGRQKNEDRSFMIFSMYNLKKLAALMWT, encoded by the coding sequence ATGTTAAATAGAGATCAAAAAAACAACACCAAGAATCTACAAGTCGTTGATATTGATTCACTTGTCCCACAAAATCATTTAGTCCGCAAGGTGGATAAAGTGATGCAGTTTGATTTTATCTATGATATTGTCGAGCATTTATATTCAGATGATATGGGCAGACCTTCAATTGATCCAGTCGTTTTATTTAAAATTGTCTTTATTCAATATTTATTTAACATTCGTTCGATGAGACGTACGATTGAAGAAATCGAAGTAAACGTTGCATATCGTTGGTTTTTAGGATATGATTTTTCCGATGACATTCCTCATTTCTCAACATTTGGAAAAAATTACGTTAGACGATTTAAAGACACAGATATATTTGAAGAAATTTTCAACACCATTTTATATCAAGCAATGAACTTAAAGTTAGTCAAGATGGATAACATCTTTGTCGATTCAACACATATTAAAGCATATGCCAATAAAAGACGTGTTAATGATATCTTAATCAATGATTCAACACATAAATATGTTAAACAGCTCCATGAAGAAATTAATGAACTTAGACTAAAAGAAGGTAAGAAAATCATTGATTATGATAGCCCAAAGAAAGCAATCATCAGTTTAACTGATCCAGATTGCGGGATGTTTCATAAAGGTGAAAAAGAGCGACAATTAGCCTACAGCAATCAAGTGATCAGCGATGAGAACGGTTGGGTTTTATCCTCTGAGATGTTTGCAGGAAACCTTCATGATAGTATAACAGGATTAGATACAGTAGTTAACTATCTAGATACCCATAAGGAAGTTAAAGTGGCAGTCATGGACTCTGGATATGATAATCCAATTCTTCTTAATGAAATATATAAGCGAAAAGTCCTACCTGTATTGCCATATAAACGGCCTAAAGGAAAAGATGGTTCTATAGGTCTAAATGGAGAACGGCACCTTACAAAGAATAGATTTGATTATATTGAAATGCATGACTATTATATATGTCCTAATGAAAAGATACTAACTTACAGAGGAACCAATAAACTAGGATACCGTGAATACAAGACACGTGTTAAAGATTGTATAGAATGCCCATTTAAAGCACAGTGTACAAATCAAAAAACAAGAAGTTTAACAAGACATCAATTAGAGTATGTAAATCCTTTAATCAAAGAAACGAGACTCTCAGAGATTGGAAGGGAGCTTTATCCCAAAAGAAAATCATCAGTTGAAAGAGTTTTTGGGATTTCAAAGATGAATCACTGTCTAGGTGTTACCTATTTAAGGGGACGTCAAAAGAATGAAGATCGAAGCTTCATGATTTTTAGTATGTATAATTTGAAAAAGTTAGCCGCATTAATGTGGACATAG
- the rsmD gene encoding 16S rRNA (guanine(966)-N(2))-methyltransferase RsmD, which translates to MMRIIGGDHKGRILKRVDKSTTRETADMVRESVFNMLSGRIFNLVLDLFAGSGAYGLEALSRGSKYLYAVDHDKDAIKTVFENAKILDVAEHMTILQRDYKQFLKGIGNLYFDLVFIDPPYDLDVYDEVLLALNSSLENHGLIVVETKKQRVLEEKYKDLVKIKEKTYGIKRITIYEKMPS; encoded by the coding sequence ATGATGCGTATTATTGGTGGAGATCATAAAGGAAGAATTTTGAAAAGAGTTGATAAATCGACAACAAGAGAAACTGCAGATATGGTTAGAGAATCAGTTTTTAACATGTTATCTGGACGTATCTTTAACCTTGTACTAGATTTGTTTGCAGGTTCTGGTGCTTACGGCTTAGAGGCTTTATCAAGAGGTTCTAAGTATTTGTATGCTGTAGATCATGACAAAGATGCGATAAAGACAGTATTTGAAAATGCTAAAATACTTGATGTGGCAGAACATATGACTATACTTCAACGTGACTACAAACAATTTTTAAAAGGTATTGGGAATCTATATTTTGATTTAGTATTTATAGATCCACCTTATGATTTAGACGTATATGATGAAGTTTTACTAGCTTTAAATTCATCTCTTGAAAATCATGGATTGATTGTTGTTGAAACAAAAAAACAAAGAGTCTTGGAAGAAAAATATAAAGATTTAGTTAAAATAAAAGAAAAAACTTATGGCATAAAACGTATTACGATATATGAAAAAATGCCATCATAA
- a CDS encoding M42 family metallopeptidase: MNKTYEALKTISLLPGVPGHEKQVRNYIKNEIKDYADEMIVDNLGSLIAIKKHDGPNVMIAGHMDEIGLLVTQITNDGFVKFQTLGGWFSQVMLAQVWDIHTPKGILTAVTGVKPPHIMPLEKRKEAISIDSMYLDIGVSSKQEALDIGVLPGQMITPHSEFKVLGSQKHLLSKAWDNRIGSAVVMEVLKRLDQSPNNLYATFTVQEEVGLRGAKTSSYVVHPEIAIAIDSGLANDVPDGDKVEQSLGKGPQILLYDSGLIPNQNLRKFVVDIAKEENIPYQEAFIVGGRTDAGHMHLAHDGALGLSICIPTRYLHSHTSIIHYDDYENTVKLVLAVVKKLDRKTVDQLLND, translated from the coding sequence ATGAATAAAACATATGAAGCTTTAAAAACGATTTCTTTATTGCCTGGAGTTCCAGGTCATGAAAAACAGGTACGAAATTATATCAAAAATGAAATTAAAGATTATGCGGATGAAATGATTGTGGATAATTTAGGATCATTAATTGCCATAAAAAAACATGATGGACCAAACGTTATGATTGCTGGTCATATGGATGAAATTGGATTACTAGTAACACAAATTACAAATGATGGATTTGTAAAATTCCAAACTTTAGGCGGCTGGTTTTCTCAAGTTATGCTCGCACAAGTCTGGGACATACATACGCCAAAAGGTATACTTACTGCTGTTACTGGAGTTAAACCTCCACATATCATGCCATTAGAAAAGAGAAAAGAAGCAATCTCTATTGATTCTATGTACTTAGATATAGGTGTATCATCAAAACAAGAAGCTCTAGACATTGGTGTTCTTCCAGGTCAAATGATTACACCACATAGTGAATTTAAAGTATTGGGTAGTCAAAAGCATTTGCTATCTAAGGCTTGGGATAATCGTATTGGTAGTGCAGTTGTGATGGAAGTTTTAAAAAGATTAGATCAATCACCAAATAACTTATATGCAACTTTTACAGTACAAGAAGAAGTCGGATTAAGAGGAGCTAAAACTTCTAGTTATGTCGTACATCCAGAAATCGCAATTGCTATTGATAGTGGACTTGCTAATGATGTTCCTGATGGGGATAAAGTAGAACAATCACTAGGAAAAGGACCACAAATATTATTATATGATAGTGGGTTAATACCAAATCAAAATTTAAGAAAATTTGTTGTTGATATTGCAAAAGAAGAAAATATTCCTTATCAAGAAGCTTTTATCGTAGGTGGTAGAACTGATGCTGGTCATATGCATCTTGCACATGATGGAGCACTTGGACTATCTATATGTATACCAACTAGATATTTACATTCACACACATCTATTATTCACTATGATGATTATGAAAACACAGTTAAATTAGTTTTAGCTGTTGTAAAAAAATTAGATAGAAAAACAGTAGATCAACTACTTAATGACTAA
- the rplT gene encoding 50S ribosomal protein L20 translates to MPRVKGGTVTRRRRKKILKLAKGYFGSKRALYRTAHEQVMHSLSYAYRDRKQRKREFRKLWITRINAAAKLNGMKYSLLIHGLILANVEVNRKMLADIAVNQPEDFKAYCALAQAALDGYTPPKTENKKVEVKVAKKVVKPEVKKVVKAEPKKEVKAEPKKEVKPEAKKVEKKVEKVDYSSLLVADLKKLCSERDITGYSSMKKAELVEALQKSDK, encoded by the coding sequence ATGCCAAGAGTAAAAGGTGGGACCGTCACTAGACGTCGTCGTAAAAAAATATTAAAGTTAGCTAAAGGTTATTTTGGCTCAAAACGTGCATTATATCGTACAGCACATGAACAAGTTATGCATTCATTATCGTATGCATATAGAGATAGAAAGCAAAGAAAGAGAGAATTCAGAAAATTATGGATTACTCGTATCAATGCTGCAGCTAAATTAAATGGAATGAAATATTCATTGTTAATTCATGGTTTAATACTAGCAAACGTTGAAGTTAACCGTAAGATGTTAGCTGATATCGCTGTTAATCAACCTGAAGATTTTAAAGCTTATTGTGCATTAGCGCAAGCTGCTTTAGATGGATATACACCTCCAAAGACTGAAAACAAAAAAGTTGAAGTCAAAGTTGCTAAAAAAGTAGTTAAGCCTGAAGTTAAAAAAGTTGTAAAGGCTGAACCTAAAAAAGAAGTAAAAGCTGAACCTAAAAAAGAAGTTAAGCCAGAAGCTAAAAAAGTAGAGAAAAAAGTTGAAAAAGTTGATTACTCTAGTTTATTAGTTGCTGATCTTAAAAAATTATGTTCAGAACGCGATATTACTGGTTACAGTAGTATGAAAAAAGCTGAATTAGTTGAAGCTTTACAAAAATCAGATAAATAA
- the rpmI gene encoding 50S ribosomal protein L35: protein MPKQKTHSGLKKRIKITGTGKLVRGQAYKGHLAASKTTKQNRNLRGETSVHASDAKRIKSLISNMK from the coding sequence ATGCCAAAACAAAAGACACATAGTGGATTAAAGAAAAGAATTAAAATTACTGGTACTGGTAAACTTGTTCGTGGACAAGCATATAAAGGCCATTTAGCAGCATCAAAAACAACAAAACAAAATAGAAACTTAAGAGGCGAAACAAGCGTTCATGCATCAGATGCTAAACGTATTAAGTCACTTATTTCGAATATGAAGTAG
- the infC gene encoding translation initiation factor IF-3, translated as MKNIKQNYSNKKNTDLVNESIPNVNLLFIDDEGTNHGVIPKKDAMKIASEKELDLVVVSPDSKPMVAKLMDYSKYRYEQQRKLREMKKSQRTVETKEIRLSPTIDKHDLETKLKHALKFLEKGDKVKVSIRFFGRMITHQSVGREVIIKFIESIGANATVESYPKMDGRSMIAVLAPNQNK; from the coding sequence GTGAAAAATATTAAACAAAACTACTCAAACAAGAAAAATACTGATCTTGTTAACGAATCGATACCTAACGTTAATCTACTTTTTATTGATGACGAAGGTACAAATCATGGTGTAATCCCTAAAAAGGATGCAATGAAAATAGCTAGTGAAAAAGAACTAGATTTAGTTGTTGTGTCTCCAGACTCAAAACCAATGGTAGCCAAATTGATGGATTACTCGAAATATCGTTACGAGCAACAAAGAAAGCTTAGAGAGATGAAGAAAAGTCAACGTACAGTTGAAACTAAGGAAATTAGACTTAGTCCAACTATTGATAAACATGACTTAGAAACAAAACTTAAACACGCACTTAAGTTCTTAGAAAAAGGTGATAAAGTTAAAGTCTCAATACGTTTCTTTGGAAGAATGATTACTCACCAAAGTGTTGGTAGAGAAGTCATCATCAAATTTATTGAATCAATAGGTGCTAATGCAACAGTTGAATCTTATCCTAAGATGGATGGACGCAGCATGATTGCCGTACTTGCGCCAAATCAAAACAAATAG
- a CDS encoding ATP-binding cassette domain-containing protein, with product MHLIELKEAKKYYCPQSFTLKIEAKDFILISGENGKGKTTLLELILGFKKPDKGMVNKKKLKIGYLPEIMMLPPLIKVSDYLETLAKVKKDKISEEMIHLFNIPLFKYIYQLSKGNQQKLGIITTFIGKPDLIILDEPLSGLDTNSMLDLKAYLKKKKEEGLSIIVSTHKPELFNDLANKVLCL from the coding sequence ATGCACTTAATTGAACTTAAAGAGGCAAAAAAATATTATTGCCCACAAAGCTTCACCTTAAAGATAGAAGCTAAAGATTTTATATTAATTAGTGGTGAAAATGGAAAAGGTAAAACAACTTTATTAGAACTTATTTTAGGATTTAAAAAACCAGATAAAGGTATGGTGAATAAGAAAAAGCTAAAAATTGGATATTTACCAGAAATTATGATGTTACCGCCTTTAATAAAAGTATCTGATTATCTTGAAACGCTAGCTAAAGTGAAAAAAGATAAGATTAGCGAAGAAATGATTCATTTGTTTAATATTCCCTTATTTAAATATATTTATCAGTTATCTAAAGGAAACCAGCAAAAGCTTGGTATTATTACAACATTCATTGGCAAACCCGATCTAATCATCCTTGATGAACCTCTATCAGGCTTAGATACAAACAGTATGCTTGATTTAAAGGCATATTTAAAAAAGAAGAAAGAAGAAGGCTTGAGTATTATTGTGTCGACACACAAACCAGAATTGTTTAATGATTTAGCCAATAAGGTTTTATGTCTTTAA